From a region of the Dehalococcoidales bacterium genome:
- the rpsQ gene encoding 30S ribosomal protein S17 has translation MEARRKTRIGFVVSRKMDKTAIVGVEVVKRHPLYRKTFRRVIKYKVHDENNQCQAGDKVKIIETRPLSKEKRWRLLEIITRKEVAELKEEELVPEVEKAE, from the coding sequence ATGGAAGCCAGAAGAAAGACCAGGATAGGTTTTGTTGTCAGCCGAAAAATGGATAAAACGGCTATTGTGGGTGTTGAAGTTGTTAAAAGACATCCTCTTTATCGGAAGACTTTTCGAAGAGTTATTAAATATAAAGTACATGATGAGAATAATCAGTGCCAGGCTGGCGATAAAGTAAAAATTATCGAAACAAGGCCTCTTTCCAAAGAAAAGCGGTGGCGTTTGCTGGAAATTATTACCCGTAAGGAAGTGGCCGAATTAAAAGAAGAAGAACTCGTACCCGAGGTCGAAAAGGCAGAATAA
- the rplC gene encoding 50S ribosomal protein L3, which translates to MLTGIIGRKLGMTQVYKENGKAEAVTLIEAGPCKVIQIKNEQQDGYQAVQLGFGRAKRVTKAVQGHSRDMEKPACLREFRLDTTEGINRGDTVDVSMFSPGDKVNVTGISKGRGFAGVVRRHGFGGGPKTHGQSDRFRAPGSIGSGTTPGRVLKGKKMAGHMGVEQVTVRNLEVIKADVERNILMIKGAVPGMTKGVVVVKKANRSN; encoded by the coding sequence ATGTTAACAGGTATTATAGGACGAAAGCTGGGAATGACCCAGGTCTATAAAGAAAATGGTAAAGCCGAAGCTGTAACCCTGATCGAGGCTGGGCCTTGCAAGGTGATTCAGATAAAGAATGAACAACAGGATGGATATCAGGCTGTGCAATTGGGTTTTGGTCGGGCAAAACGTGTCACCAAAGCAGTCCAGGGGCACTCCCGGGATATGGAAAAACCAGCCTGCTTGCGTGAATTCCGTCTGGATACCACCGAGGGGATAAACAGAGGGGATACAGTAGACGTAAGTATGTTTTCTCCCGGAGATAAAGTAAACGTCACCGGCATTTCTAAAGGTCGGGGATTTGCAGGAGTAGTTCGTCGCCACGGTTTTGGTGGCGGGCCTAAAACCCACGGTCAATCCGATCGTTTCCGGGCTCCTGGTTCAATTGGTTCAGGTACTACACCTGGTCGTGTATTAAAAGGAAAGAAAATGGCCGGCCACATGGGGGTTGAGCAGGTTACAGTGCGCAATCTCGAGGTAATCAAAGCCGACGTCGAGCGCAATATTCTTATGATAAAGGGTGCTGTGCCAGGCATGACTAAAGGCGTGGTTGTGGTCAAGAAGGCAAACAGGAGTAATTAA
- the rplP gene encoding 50S ribosomal protein L16 — MLQPKRVKYRKSHKGHRRGMAHRGAIIEHGEYALQATSSAWVTARQIESARRAIVHYVKRGGKIWIRVFPDKPVTKKPAETRMGSGKGPMDHWVSVVKRGRILFEISGVTFDHAKEAMRLAGHKLPLGTQFIARAQETVEEEAADEN; from the coding sequence ATGCTTCAACCGAAGAGAGTTAAATATCGAAAATCACATAAAGGCCATCGCAGGGGCATGGCCCACCGCGGGGCTATCATTGAACATGGCGAATACGCGCTTCAGGCTACAAGTTCGGCGTGGGTTACTGCCAGACAGATAGAATCCGCCAGGCGGGCGATAGTCCATTATGTTAAGCGTGGTGGCAAGATATGGATTCGCGTTTTCCCGGATAAGCCAGTTACCAAGAAACCGGCTGAAACTCGTATGGGTTCCGGTAAAGGTCCTATGGATCATTGGGTTTCGGTAGTAAAGCGAGGGCGCATCCTATTTGAAATCAGCGGAGTCACTTTTGATCATGCCAAGGAGGCAATGCGCCTCGCCGGACATAAGCTTCCGCTCGGCACCCAGTTTATTGCACGCGCGCAGGAAACTGTCGAGGAGGAGGCGGCCGATGAAAACTAA
- the rplN gene encoding 50S ribosomal protein L14 — protein MIQPQTRLKVADNTGARQIMCINVPGGSGKRCARVGDVIVASVKKAIPESSVKKGEVVRAVVVRVSKPYKRYDGSYIRFDENAAVILTDKNNPKGTRIFGPVARELRDKDYTKILSLAPEVI, from the coding sequence ATGATACAGCCACAGACTCGTTTAAAAGTAGCAGACAATACCGGAGCCCGTCAGATAATGTGCATCAATGTTCCTGGTGGTTCCGGAAAAAGATGTGCACGCGTAGGTGATGTTATAGTTGCCTCCGTAAAGAAGGCTATTCCGGAATCATCTGTTAAAAAGGGAGAGGTTGTCAGAGCAGTAGTCGTGCGTGTTTCCAAACCATACAAGCGTTATGACGGTTCGTATATCAGGTTCGACGAAAATGCAGCTGTGATACTTACCGATAAAAATAACCCTAAGGGAACTCGTATATTTGGCCCGGTAGCTCGTGAATTGCGAGATAAAGACTACACCAAGATTCTTTCCCTGGCGCCAGAGGTGATTTAG
- the fusA gene encoding elongation factor G: MPRSYPLEKIRNIGIIAHIDAGKTTVTERILFHTGRTYKIGQVDDGTTVMDWMDLEKQRGITIVSAATTCYWNDYRINIIDTPGHVDFTAEVERSLRVLDGGVVVFDAVAGVEAQSETVWRQADKYGVPRICFINKMDRTGANFERCIKMIRERLNAKPLAVQCPLGKEDTFLGVMDLVENRALAMDGQKEGKITPCEVPAAEKERVEKYRQLLIETLAETDDEIMNAFIEGQEITTDQIKTAIRRGTLSNKIIPVLCGSALKHKGVTLLLDAVEAYLPSPLDMPPVTAIDTNSGEEVIRHVDDDAPFSALAFKVVADPFIGRLVYLRVYSGKLKEGSQVYNATKQSRERIGRLVLMNANRYEELEEADTGAIIATMGLKNTFTGDTLCTMNEPILLESIKFPEPVISVAIEPKTRADQDKMGQALQKLAEEDPTFRVAYNNDTGQTVISGMGELHLDVIVSRMMSEYKVSAQVGNPRVAFKEAFRRSVKAEGKFVRQSGGHGQYGHVLVDFEPLERNAGYIFEDKIKGGAVPRTFVVAAGNGIKEASVTGGLKGYPVVDFKATVYDGSYHDVDSSEMAYKMAGSLAFKEALSRAGTVVLEPIMKIEVTSPESFLGDIIGDINSRRGQIQGIDTGGDVVTVKGLIPLAETFGYATVLRSITQGRATYALEFYEYQEVPESVLAQLK, encoded by the coding sequence ATGCCCAGAAGTTATCCACTAGAGAAAATACGTAATATTGGGATTATTGCCCACATAGATGCCGGTAAAACAACAGTTACCGAGCGTATATTGTTCCATACCGGTCGTACCTATAAAATCGGCCAGGTCGATGATGGTACTACTGTCATGGATTGGATGGACCTTGAAAAACAGAGGGGCATCACTATTGTATCGGCAGCTACTACCTGTTACTGGAATGATTATCGTATAAATATTATTGATACTCCCGGTCACGTGGATTTTACAGCTGAAGTCGAACGCAGTTTGCGTGTTCTTGACGGGGGTGTTGTGGTTTTTGATGCCGTAGCTGGGGTTGAGGCGCAATCTGAGACGGTTTGGAGACAGGCTGATAAATATGGAGTTCCCCGGATTTGTTTTATCAATAAAATGGATAGGACCGGGGCAAACTTTGAACGTTGCATTAAAATGATTCGTGAACGGTTAAATGCCAAGCCTCTCGCTGTCCAGTGTCCTTTAGGTAAAGAAGATACTTTTTTGGGAGTGATGGACCTGGTTGAAAATCGTGCACTTGCGATGGATGGGCAAAAAGAAGGGAAGATTACCCCATGTGAAGTACCGGCTGCTGAAAAAGAGCGAGTAGAAAAATATCGGCAGCTTCTTATCGAAACTTTGGCTGAAACCGACGATGAAATTATGAACGCCTTTATTGAAGGGCAGGAAATTACAACAGATCAAATTAAAACCGCCATACGGCGTGGTACGCTTTCTAACAAAATCATACCGGTACTTTGTGGCAGTGCCCTTAAACATAAAGGCGTAACATTGTTATTGGATGCTGTTGAGGCTTATCTTCCCTCGCCCCTTGATATGCCGCCGGTAACCGCTATCGATACTAATTCTGGCGAAGAAGTAATAAGACACGTAGACGATGATGCGCCTTTTTCCGCTTTGGCATTTAAAGTAGTTGCTGATCCTTTTATTGGCAGGCTGGTATACCTCCGGGTTTATTCTGGTAAGCTCAAGGAGGGGTCCCAGGTTTATAATGCCACCAAACAAAGTCGCGAGAGAATAGGCCGCCTGGTGCTCATGAATGCGAATCGCTACGAAGAGTTGGAAGAGGCTGATACCGGAGCAATAATTGCAACCATGGGTCTTAAAAACACCTTTACCGGTGATACTCTTTGTACTATGAATGAACCAATATTGCTTGAATCCATCAAATTTCCGGAGCCGGTTATTTCGGTGGCCATCGAACCTAAAACTCGCGCTGATCAAGATAAAATGGGGCAAGCTTTACAAAAGCTGGCTGAAGAGGATCCAACCTTTCGTGTTGCCTATAATAATGATACCGGGCAAACGGTGATTTCCGGAATGGGAGAACTTCATCTGGATGTTATCGTTAGCCGGATGATGAGCGAATATAAAGTCAGTGCACAGGTAGGCAACCCTCGTGTGGCGTTTAAAGAGGCATTTAGAAGAAGCGTAAAAGCCGAAGGGAAATTTGTTCGCCAATCGGGTGGGCATGGACAATACGGTCATGTGCTGGTTGATTTTGAGCCCTTGGAACGCAACGCAGGCTATATATTCGAAGATAAAATTAAAGGTGGCGCTGTTCCGAGGACCTTTGTTGTTGCCGCTGGCAACGGTATAAAAGAAGCCTCCGTTACTGGCGGATTGAAAGGCTATCCGGTGGTAGATTTTAAAGCTACTGTATACGATGGAAGCTATCACGATGTTGACTCCTCTGAAATGGCCTACAAGATGGCCGGATCTCTGGCTTTCAAAGAAGCTCTTTCTCGAGCTGGCACGGTGGTTCTTGAACCTATTATGAAAATCGAAGTTACTAGTCCGGAGTCGTTTCTGGGCGATATCATAGGCGATATTAATTCACGTCGTGGCCAAATTCAGGGGATTGATACCGGAGGTGATGTAGTGACAGTGAAAGGCTTGATTCCCCTGGCTGAAACCTTTGGATATGCCACGGTTTTAAGATCTATTACGCAGGGACGTGCTACCTACGCCCTTGAATTTTACGAATACCAGGAAGTACCTGAGTCAGTGCTGGCTCAGCTAAAGTAG
- the aroB gene encoding 3-dehydroquinate synthase, producing the protein MHELNLIFPGLNTCRILVGNGILRNCATYVGESAASQSAIIITDSNVGHVYAESLLRRLEEAGIIANIITIPAGENNKNLKTVTEIYGQLARLYADRGTTIIGLGGGVVGDTAGFVASTYLRGLPLVHIPTSLLAQVDSSIGGKTGVNFEGLKNQVGTFYHAALVISDTVTLSTLPPNEFTNGVAEIIKSAVIADSELFTLLEASIDRLHPGKADLLDEAVFRTVKIKGQSVSGDEKDTSLRQLLNFGHTIGHGIETASGLSVRHGEAIAAGMIAAARISRKMNLLSSNDFLRIRSLISRAGLPLKIGGIDPEDVIQAIKHDKKIKNGKMNFVLITEPGNSLLSREVTLEMIKMSILEEDA; encoded by the coding sequence ATGCATGAGTTAAACCTTATATTTCCGGGGTTAAATACCTGCCGCATACTGGTTGGCAACGGAATCCTGAGAAACTGCGCTACATATGTAGGTGAGTCTGCAGCCTCGCAATCAGCGATTATCATAACCGATTCCAACGTCGGCCACGTCTACGCAGAGTCTTTACTGAGAAGGCTTGAAGAAGCTGGGATAATTGCCAACATCATTACTATCCCGGCAGGGGAAAATAATAAAAACCTTAAAACCGTTACCGAAATATACGGGCAACTAGCCAGACTGTATGCCGACCGGGGCACAACTATCATTGGCTTGGGTGGAGGTGTTGTTGGTGATACGGCAGGTTTCGTAGCGTCCACCTACTTGCGAGGACTGCCCCTGGTTCATATTCCCACGTCTCTTCTTGCCCAGGTTGACTCCAGCATTGGAGGAAAAACAGGCGTTAACTTCGAGGGATTAAAAAACCAGGTGGGGACTTTTTACCACGCTGCCCTGGTGATAAGCGATACGGTAACACTCTCAACCTTGCCTCCAAACGAGTTCACAAACGGTGTAGCTGAGATTATCAAAAGTGCGGTGATCGCGGATAGTGAACTCTTTACCCTTCTGGAAGCAAGCATCGACAGGCTGCACCCGGGTAAGGCAGATCTTTTAGATGAGGCAGTTTTTCGCACTGTCAAAATAAAAGGGCAATCAGTATCAGGGGACGAGAAGGATACCTCGCTTCGCCAGTTGCTTAATTTCGGCCACACAATAGGCCACGGTATTGAAACCGCCAGTGGATTATCAGTCCGGCATGGCGAGGCGATAGCTGCTGGCATGATAGCAGCCGCAAGGATTTCCCGAAAGATGAATCTGCTCAGCAGTAACGACTTTCTTCGAATCAGAAGTCTGATATCACGAGCTGGGTTACCATTAAAAATCGGAGGGATTGATCCGGAAGACGTAATCCAGGCAATAAAACACGATAAAAAAATTAAAAATGGTAAAATGAACTTTGTATTGATAACAGAGCCCGGCAACAGCTTGCTAAGCCGGGAGGTAACCCTGGAAATGATAAAAATGTCAATTTTGGAAGAAGATGCATAA
- the rplW gene encoding 50S ribosomal protein L23, translated as MNLHQVLKKPLITEKGTYLQQDGKYCFVVADKASKWEIKRAVEMAFDVEVDSVNVMHVPGKQRRMGRNIFQESAWKKAVVSLKEGHSIQLFEGV; from the coding sequence ATGAACCTCCATCAAGTATTAAAAAAACCATTAATCACTGAAAAAGGCACCTATCTGCAGCAGGACGGCAAATATTGCTTTGTAGTAGCAGATAAGGCTAGTAAGTGGGAAATTAAAAGAGCGGTCGAGATGGCGTTCGATGTCGAAGTAGACAGTGTGAATGTTATGCATGTGCCGGGTAAACAGCGGCGGATGGGACGAAACATATTCCAAGAATCGGCATGGAAAAAAGCTGTGGTATCCCTGAAGGAAGGGCATAGCATCCAGCTGTTCGAAGGTGTTTAA
- the rpsG gene encoding 30S ribosomal protein S7, translated as MPRRAQIKKRELLPDSKYGSLLISLLINKIMYGGKKSVAEKIVYGAMDVIEEKEGKEPLSVLETAFNNVTPLVEVRPRRVGGATYQVPVEVRQGRNTSLAIRWVLKASRSRNGHSMAEKLAAELMDAYKNQGAAIKKREETHKMAEANRAFAHYRW; from the coding sequence ATGCCAAGAAGAGCTCAAATAAAAAAACGGGAATTATTACCAGACTCCAAATACGGCAGTCTTTTGATAAGCCTACTTATTAATAAGATAATGTATGGTGGTAAAAAGAGCGTCGCTGAAAAAATCGTTTATGGCGCAATGGATGTTATCGAAGAAAAAGAAGGCAAAGAGCCACTTTCTGTGCTTGAGACAGCCTTTAATAATGTTACTCCTCTTGTAGAAGTAAGGCCAAGGCGGGTTGGCGGTGCCACTTATCAGGTGCCGGTTGAAGTGCGGCAGGGAAGGAATACATCTCTGGCGATACGCTGGGTACTAAAAGCAAGCCGGTCACGCAACGGACACTCGATGGCAGAAAAGTTAGCTGCAGAACTTATGGACGCTTATAAAAACCAGGGGGCGGCAATTAAAAAGCGGGAGGAAACTCACAAGATGGCGGAGGCTAACAGAGCTTTCGCACATTACCGCTGGTAG
- the rplB gene encoding 50S ribosomal protein L2, whose product MTLKIYKPTSPGRRGFIGVKYDDITKDKPEKALLKVNKRQAGRNNQGKLTVRHRGGGSKKMVRVIDFKRDKFGVPGRVAAIEYDPNRSARLALIFYADGDKRYILAPNGLSVGEVIKSGPDADYKTGNSMRLGDMPNGTQVHNVELNPGRGGQMVRSAGASAQIMGKEEDYVFLRLPSGEMRKVRTNCMATIGQVGNIEHQNIKLGKAGRKRWMGIRPSVRGSAMTPRDHPHGGGEGRSPIGMPGPKTPWGKPALGYKTRKNKSSDRLIVKRRGK is encoded by the coding sequence ATGACACTTAAAATATACAAGCCGACCTCTCCAGGAAGAAGAGGATTTATCGGCGTAAAATATGATGATATTACAAAAGATAAGCCTGAAAAAGCATTACTTAAGGTAAATAAAAGGCAGGCTGGGCGTAACAATCAGGGTAAGCTTACTGTTCGCCATCGTGGGGGCGGTTCTAAAAAAATGGTTCGCGTTATCGATTTCAAGCGCGATAAATTTGGTGTACCGGGTCGGGTGGCTGCCATTGAATATGATCCAAATCGCTCGGCACGGCTTGCTCTTATATTTTATGCTGACGGGGATAAAAGATACATTCTGGCTCCTAATGGGTTAAGTGTCGGTGAAGTAATTAAATCAGGCCCTGATGCCGATTATAAAACTGGTAACAGTATGCGGCTGGGTGATATGCCAAATGGTACCCAAGTACATAATGTAGAGTTAAACCCGGGGCGTGGTGGTCAGATGGTAAGAAGTGCGGGAGCTTCTGCTCAGATAATGGGCAAGGAAGAAGACTACGTTTTCTTGCGATTGCCGTCAGGAGAAATGCGCAAAGTCAGGACCAATTGTATGGCTACTATTGGTCAGGTGGGTAATATTGAACACCAGAATATTAAATTAGGGAAGGCTGGACGAAAACGCTGGATGGGTATACGCCCGTCAGTCAGAGGTTCAGCAATGACCCCGAGGGACCATCCGCATGGTGGTGGTGAAGGAAGATCTCCTATTGGTATGCCCGGGCCGAAGACCCCGTGGGGTAAACCGGCATTGGGTTACAAGACTCGAAAAAACAAGTCTTCGGACAGGCTTATAGTCAAACGGAGAGGTAAATAG
- the rplV gene encoding 50S ribosomal protein L22: MRVKAVVKDTGISVRKIRPLINNVRGMRAAQAVDILAFAPTPHARVVAQVIRSAMANAEHNYQMEPADLRVVAIYADEARMNKRYKAKSRGRAGAILKRSSHITVVVSEQEA, from the coding sequence ATGAGAGTAAAAGCTGTTGTAAAAGACACCGGGATTTCTGTTCGAAAAATCAGACCGCTGATTAACAACGTCAGGGGTATGCGTGCAGCTCAGGCAGTGGATATACTTGCTTTTGCGCCAACTCCGCATGCTAGAGTGGTCGCGCAGGTAATCCGGTCGGCAATGGCCAACGCCGAGCATAATTACCAGATGGAACCGGCAGATTTAAGAGTTGTAGCCATTTACGCCGATGAGGCGAGGATGAATAAACGGTATAAAGCAAAATCACGCGGCAGGGCTGGTGCTATTTTGAAACGCTCCAGCCACATTACAGTTGTTGTGAGTGAGCAGGAGGCTTAA
- the rplX gene encoding 50S ribosomal protein L24, with protein MKIKKNDTVLVTAGKDKGKKGKVRQVITRDGQLMVDGINMVKKHARPTKQARQAGIIERESPMDISNVMYLCDKCHKPVRLGYRKLDDGKKVRYCKSCKEVVD; from the coding sequence ATGAAAATAAAAAAGAACGATACAGTGTTGGTTACCGCCGGTAAGGACAAAGGAAAAAAAGGCAAGGTTCGCCAAGTTATAACACGTGACGGACAGTTGATGGTTGATGGGATTAATATGGTCAAGAAACATGCGCGTCCGACAAAACAAGCCCGTCAGGCAGGCATTATCGAGCGAGAGTCACCCATGGATATATCCAATGTGATGTATCTGTGTGATAAGTGCCATAAACCAGTGCGTCTGGGATATCGCAAGTTGGATGACGGCAAAAAGGTGCGCTACTGTAAATCGTGCAAAGAGGTTGTAGATTAG
- the aroF gene encoding 3-deoxy-7-phosphoheptulonate synthase: protein MKKGATAEEIAGVVNDLKSHGLSADVSRGEIRTVIGIIGDESRISAAHLETLPGVKEVRLIETPYKLINREYSTLFDGKTESRVVKVGAVKIGNSEPVFIAGPCAIESKVQLMRIAAEVKAAGADILRGGVFKPRTSVHSFQGLGSSDEGAEQALGWLREAGDKYDIPVITEVRGESHVNIVAKYADILQIGSRNMYNQDLLIKVAKTGKPVLLKRHFGASIEEFLSFAEYIAASGNKDIILCERGIVPVGRGKSYTRYVLDLQAVPVIQKETYLPIIVDPSHAAGRKDLITTMSMSAIAAGASGLEIEVHYNAKEARCDNQQMITAGELGFLIQSCRKLNQTIREYKEIEAGKQCMS, encoded by the coding sequence ATGAAAAAAGGAGCTACGGCTGAGGAAATTGCCGGAGTAGTCAATGACCTTAAAAGTCACGGCCTGAGTGCGGACGTTTCCAGGGGAGAAATTCGTACCGTAATCGGGATCATTGGTGATGAAAGTCGAATTTCTGCCGCGCACCTGGAAACCTTGCCCGGGGTAAAAGAGGTTCGGCTGATAGAAACACCTTACAAGTTGATAAACCGGGAATATTCGACTCTGTTCGATGGCAAGACTGAAAGCCGCGTAGTTAAAGTCGGCGCAGTAAAAATCGGTAATTCTGAACCGGTATTCATAGCCGGCCCCTGCGCGATTGAAAGTAAAGTTCAATTGATGCGAATTGCGGCGGAAGTGAAGGCTGCCGGTGCTGATATCCTGCGAGGAGGGGTATTCAAGCCACGCACTTCGGTTCACTCCTTTCAGGGGCTTGGATCCAGCGATGAGGGTGCAGAACAGGCCTTGGGGTGGCTTCGAGAAGCTGGAGACAAGTATGACATACCGGTCATCACCGAAGTGAGGGGTGAATCCCACGTAAATATCGTTGCTAAATATGCCGATATACTGCAAATTGGCTCTCGCAATATGTATAACCAAGATTTGCTGATAAAGGTTGCGAAAACTGGCAAGCCGGTATTACTCAAGCGTCATTTTGGAGCCAGTATTGAAGAGTTCCTTTCTTTTGCAGAATATATCGCCGCTTCAGGCAACAAGGATATAATCTTGTGCGAGCGCGGTATCGTGCCAGTTGGAAGAGGGAAAAGCTACACTCGTTACGTTCTCGATTTACAGGCAGTGCCAGTTATCCAGAAGGAAACCTATCTACCAATAATTGTTGATCCATCTCATGCCGCCGGCAGGAAAGACCTGATCACAACCATGAGCATGTCTGCTATTGCTGCAGGGGCATCGGGACTGGAAATTGAAGTGCACTATAATGCCAAGGAAGCTCGTTGTGACAATCAACAAATGATCACTGCCGGAGAACTGGGATTCCTTATTCAATCATGCAGAAAACTCAACCAAACTATCAGGGAGTATAAAGAAATCGAAGCTGGTAAACAATGCATGAGTTAA
- the rpmC gene encoding 50S ribosomal protein L29: protein MKTNIREMTDGELLKRLEEAQKELLDMRFKAATRQLKSPKDISKIKKEIARLRTIKRERELGV, encoded by the coding sequence ATGAAAACTAATATACGAGAAATGACCGATGGCGAGCTTTTAAAACGGCTGGAAGAAGCACAGAAAGAATTGCTCGACATGCGCTTCAAGGCAGCTACACGACAGTTAAAAAGCCCCAAGGATATTAGCAAGATTAAAAAGGAGATAGCCCGGCTGAGGACAATCAAGAGGGAACGAGAGCTGGGAGTATAA
- the rpsL gene encoding 30S ribosomal protein S12 yields MPTVNQLVRKGREKVSDKTKTPALRFTFNALTNRTNKGRKGSPQKRGVCVQVKTTTPKKPNSALRKIARVRLSNGIEVTAYIPGEGHNLQEHSVVLIRGGRVPDLPGVRYHIVRGALDASGVNNRKQGRSKYGAKRPKKAA; encoded by the coding sequence TTGCCCACGGTAAATCAATTAGTCAGAAAAGGACGCGAAAAGGTCTCTGATAAGACCAAGACGCCAGCGCTGCGGTTTACGTTTAATGCGTTAACAAACCGAACTAATAAAGGTCGCAAGGGCTCGCCCCAAAAGCGTGGTGTTTGCGTGCAGGTAAAAACCACCACTCCTAAGAAGCCTAACTCGGCTTTACGTAAAATTGCCAGGGTAAGGTTGTCAAACGGAATCGAAGTTACTGCGTATATCCCAGGAGAAGGGCACAACCTGCAGGAACACTCTGTTGTATTAATCAGGGGTGGCCGTGTACCGGATCTACCTGGTGTGCGGTACCATATTGTACGCGGTGCACTGGACGCCAGCGGTGTTAATAATAGAAAACAAGGGCGCAGTAAATACGGCGCCAAACGACCCAAGAAGGCTGCGTAG
- the rpsJ gene encoding 30S ribosomal protein S10 → MAKQKIRIKLKAFDHKVLDQAAQQIVGALERTGATVVGPIPLPTRINRYTVMRSPFIDKDSQEHFEIRTHKRLIDIMETTSKTVDSLTELNLPAGVSIDIKI, encoded by the coding sequence ATGGCGAAACAAAAAATTAGAATCAAACTCAAGGCTTTTGACCACAAGGTTTTGGACCAGGCTGCCCAGCAGATCGTTGGCGCTCTTGAACGCACAGGAGCAACGGTTGTAGGGCCGATTCCCTTGCCGACGCGCATTAACCGGTACACAGTTATGCGTTCGCCGTTCATCGACAAAGACTCTCAGGAGCACTTCGAGATACGGACACACAAACGTCTTATAGACATTATGGAAACAACTTCAAAAACAGTTGATTCCCTGACTGAGCTTAATCTGCCGGCAGGGGTTAGCATAGATATTAAGATTTAA
- the rplD gene encoding 50S ribosomal protein L4, giving the protein MQLPLYNMEGKIKGNIELDDKVFGIMFNEAVVHQALVRQQANSRQGTASTKTRGEVAGSTRKLFRQKHTGNARAGSIKSPLRRGGGITFGPKPRDYRQAMPKAMRQLAIRCVLSSKASDNQIMVLDELKFEAPKTREMAEVMKALGIGETTLVALEQPDTNIIKSARNIPNIKTIQARQLNIVDIMKYRKLLITESALRQVEAIWGAASANGEAKE; this is encoded by the coding sequence GTGCAACTACCACTTTATAATATGGAAGGAAAAATCAAGGGCAATATTGAGCTTGATGATAAGGTCTTTGGGATTATGTTTAACGAAGCGGTCGTTCACCAAGCTCTGGTACGACAACAGGCTAACTCCAGGCAGGGAACAGCCTCAACTAAAACCAGGGGCGAAGTAGCCGGGAGTACTCGTAAACTATTTAGGCAGAAACATACTGGTAATGCCCGGGCTGGCTCAATCAAGTCGCCATTGCGACGAGGCGGAGGAATTACCTTCGGTCCGAAACCCAGGGATTACCGGCAGGCGATGCCCAAGGCAATGCGACAGTTGGCAATCCGATGTGTTTTATCATCCAAAGCCAGTGATAATCAAATCATGGTGTTGGATGAGCTCAAATTCGAAGCGCCCAAAACACGGGAAATGGCCGAGGTGATGAAAGCTTTGGGTATCGGGGAGACAACACTTGTAGCGCTCGAACAACCTGATACCAACATAATCAAATCTGCTCGAAACATACCGAATATAAAGACAATTCAGGCGCGTCAACTTAATATTGTAGATATTATGAAGTATCGAAAACTTCTTATTACAGAATCAGCGTTGCGGCAGGTTGAAGCAATTTGGGGAGCAGCAAGCGCAAATGGAGAGGCGAAAGAATAA
- the rpsS gene encoding 30S ribosomal protein S19, with protein MSRSIKKGPAVDGKLMKKVEAISRSKERVVIKTWARWSTIVPEMVGLTVGVHDGRRHVPIFITENMVGHRLGEFAPTRTFRGHVSKSEKGKK; from the coding sequence ATGTCAAGGTCAATAAAGAAGGGTCCGGCAGTTGACGGAAAATTAATGAAAAAGGTTGAAGCCATCAGTCGCTCCAAGGAGAGAGTTGTAATAAAAACCTGGGCGAGGTGGTCAACGATAGTGCCAGAGATGGTAGGTCTTACTGTTGGAGTGCATGACGGACGCAGACATGTGCCGATTTTTATCACCGAAAATATGGTTGGGCACAGGCTGGGAGAATTCGCGCCCACCAGAACTTTCCGGGGTCATGTGTCCAAATCAGAAAAAGGTAAGAAGTAG